The Chryseolinea soli genome contains a region encoding:
- a CDS encoding RagB/SusD family nutrient uptake outer membrane protein, translated as MKTLNNHILAVLLILISATSCDLDKLDVAPLDKLSSSGFWKTESDVQASLTANYAFLKNNSAAVSLFFPAGWDALSDDGYNQYPWDGQLTEISTSGPTPNTGGYVYNTYNICYQAIAAVNDLLYHVKDIPMEESNRNKYIGEAKFLRAYFYFYLAQLYGNVVIMTEPATTSFREPKAKSTRAEVLALINADLEDAVSKLPDQAYGDGHAVKASAQGFQARVFLYQGKWPDAAAAAKAVIDGGKASLADDFNAIFYKPGQSNNPEILFSIKNLPPNSYPTQGIDLVIGNWQAFQPTKDLIDEYEGADGLPIATSAVYDPLNPYENRDPRLRQSFFFPGDDASKGWMQYNSQPVFIGGSNANTTGFAIKKMLDPAQNNPGYSTISSQDLVLLRYAEVLLTYAEAENENIGPANAYGAINEIRARAGMPELPLGLTKDEMRNHIRHERRVELAFEGLRYMDLRRWGIAMDKLNGFENVPGNTNVKKKVYNPKFDFWPIPQADIDRSKGVLIQNDNY; from the coding sequence ATGAAGACATTAAATAATCACATTCTGGCAGTACTGCTGATTTTAATAAGCGCTACTTCCTGTGACCTCGACAAACTGGACGTCGCACCTCTGGATAAGCTGTCGTCGTCAGGCTTTTGGAAAACGGAAAGTGACGTTCAAGCCTCACTTACAGCTAATTATGCTTTTCTAAAAAATAACTCTGCCGCTGTGTCACTGTTCTTTCCTGCCGGTTGGGACGCACTTTCTGACGACGGATACAATCAGTATCCGTGGGATGGGCAACTTACCGAAATTAGCACTTCCGGCCCAACCCCAAACACCGGCGGCTATGTGTACAACACTTACAACATCTGCTACCAAGCCATTGCGGCGGTTAACGACCTGCTCTATCACGTCAAGGACATCCCAATGGAGGAGAGCAACAGAAATAAATATATCGGCGAAGCAAAATTTCTCCGTGCCTACTTCTATTTCTACTTAGCACAGCTCTACGGTAACGTGGTCATCATGACCGAACCAGCCACCACTTCCTTCCGCGAACCAAAAGCAAAATCAACCAGAGCAGAAGTACTCGCACTCATTAACGCCGACTTGGAAGATGCTGTAAGCAAATTACCCGATCAGGCTTACGGCGACGGTCATGCCGTAAAAGCAAGTGCGCAGGGTTTTCAAGCACGCGTATTCTTGTATCAAGGAAAATGGCCCGATGCGGCGGCGGCGGCTAAAGCCGTTATTGACGGTGGCAAAGCTAGCCTTGCAGATGACTTCAATGCAATTTTCTACAAGCCAGGACAAAGCAACAATCCCGAAATCTTGTTCTCTATTAAGAATCTCCCTCCCAACTCCTACCCTACACAAGGGATTGATCTTGTTATCGGAAACTGGCAAGCGTTCCAGCCTACGAAAGACCTTATTGATGAGTATGAAGGCGCCGATGGGTTGCCGATCGCTACCTCTGCAGTATACGATCCGCTAAACCCTTACGAAAATCGCGACCCGCGCCTCAGGCAATCGTTCTTCTTCCCAGGCGACGACGCAAGCAAAGGATGGATGCAGTACAATTCACAGCCGGTCTTTATAGGTGGTTCAAATGCAAATACCACAGGTTTTGCCATCAAGAAAATGTTGGATCCGGCTCAGAACAACCCGGGCTACAGCACGATCAGCTCTCAGGACCTGGTATTGCTGCGATACGCGGAAGTGCTGTTGACGTATGCCGAAGCAGAAAACGAGAACATCGGCCCCGCTAACGCCTATGGCGCCATTAACGAAATTCGCGCTCGCGCTGGTATGCCGGAATTGCCGCTAGGTTTAACAAAAGATGAAATGCGCAACCACATCAGACATGAACGTCGCGTTGAACTGGCCTTTGAAGGACTTCGCTATATGGACCTACGCCGTTGGGGCATTGCGATGGACAAACTGAACGGGTTTGAAAACGTTCCAGGCAACACCAACGTCAAGAAAAAAGTGTACAATCCTAAGTTCGACTTCTGGCCAATTCCACAAGCCGATATTGACCGGAGCAAAGGCGTGCTCATACAAAATGACAACTATTGA
- a CDS encoding two-component regulator propeller domain-containing protein, translating into MRRILIAMCAWSVVVLSTLYCHGQTISRLDVQAGLSNSTVTSITKDKYGFIWIGTFDGLNRYDGYSFTKFRTRFEDTLSLPDNQVNALTGDSTGKIWIGTRRGAAVMEPRSSTFSRIRFYDASGHELSNRPYVNILRYHHNHVFIGTSFGVFQCPIGSTRATYIDLGTTQPVNVLDIGEGHNGTLYLTTVASGVVILDWKHRQAKFLFKDIPTSNCIAEQADGTFWIGTNAGIYEFNLKAGTLLPLKISNSDINSNRIMHIVHDSNGLNWISSDGGGLYVVNPKNKNVDKVYRQDEFHSISSNHLYCVYIDEEQRKWIGTMRGGVSIIEGKKRLFNVIRHEPNNPNSLASNVVFSLCQDGDNVWIGTDENGLSVWNRITDKFENFQPSKMGYPRAADHVPSIAKDKFGDIFVATYGAGVFKFDKKRKTFIPIKFKGRTQEQFVWSLFLGPDSTLWAGCIHGSAAEREQNEMLFKYNRECDCFVDAGFPITDQIVSIGDDHRGNLWVGTFDAAIRLSKNSPQIQRIDVDASVRDFSFEENGTVWMGTQGTGLLMYNATNGSIKTFTEREGLPNNTVQRFEKDRHGYIWVSTLSGLSRFKPRNSPSFQNYSEADGLQGDQFYFNASATLSDGTLLFGGLNGLTVVSPDTIGQQMTFPNLYVTGMRVLNSNVGLDNNFVENTENGYDFDKIVLPYSKAMFSLDIVAPEYSYAGKIKYSYFLNGWDKDWNYLRDSKIINYSSLQDGTYVLQIRTTNANGEWSKSPKIITVVVLPPWYRTWWAYIAYALIIAASLYGYSYYQRKKAEMEHELELSKLKAEQEVELNERKISFFTNIAHELRTPLTLIVNPIKDLLNNEGKNINVVDISAVHRNASRLLSLVDQLLLFKSTENDVAQFHLQVIDMNDVCNEVYLCFTNQVKAKRIQYNFQSSASRITAYTDREKVEIVLFNLVSNAIKYTPPEGMVSITLTEHADLIEIQVRDSGPGIPVATGQKLFDKFYRADDPSGPKKNGFGIGLHVSKRIAMMQQGSLTYKNSPDRGTMFTYQFPKGNPPDDAVTVTDDAPNLIEELAFELADITPIVSETAPSGEQVENLIGGKATVLAIDDDPELRSYIRKILQDYRIIEAGSANEGLEIMKKTSPDIIISDIVMPGMNGVDFCSIIKESPDYSHIPVILLTGTSSPEVKLKGIECGADDYITKPFEKELLLARIKNILKGRSSLRKYFFNEITLQQNAEKVSEEYRLFLRKCIQTVEDNLVNEDFTVAMFAKVMNMSHSNLYRKVKSMSGLSVNEFIRYLKLKRAAELLITTDSRIKEVAYTIGFENVQYFREQFTKLFTITPSEYVKRFRKKLNQSSL; encoded by the coding sequence ATGAGAAGGATATTGATTGCTATGTGTGCATGGTCTGTCGTGGTGTTATCCACGCTCTATTGCCATGGGCAAACGATTTCCCGACTAGATGTACAGGCCGGATTGTCAAACAGCACGGTGACCTCTATAACAAAGGACAAATACGGCTTCATTTGGATCGGAACATTTGACGGATTGAATCGCTACGATGGCTATTCATTTACGAAGTTCCGAACGCGATTTGAAGACACGCTCAGTTTACCAGACAATCAAGTTAATGCATTGACAGGAGATAGCACAGGAAAGATTTGGATTGGAACACGCCGTGGCGCAGCCGTGATGGAACCGCGGTCCTCCACGTTTTCCCGAATACGATTCTACGATGCAAGCGGACATGAACTATCAAACCGACCATACGTCAACATTCTACGCTATCATCATAATCATGTTTTTATAGGGACGTCCTTTGGCGTCTTTCAGTGCCCAATTGGGTCGACGCGCGCAACCTATATTGATCTGGGCACAACCCAACCCGTCAACGTACTCGACATTGGAGAAGGGCACAATGGAACGCTGTATCTGACAACCGTAGCCAGTGGGGTTGTCATACTTGACTGGAAACATCGACAAGCAAAATTTCTATTCAAAGATATCCCAACGTCAAACTGCATTGCCGAGCAAGCAGACGGCACATTTTGGATCGGCACCAACGCAGGTATCTATGAGTTTAATCTGAAGGCGGGAACACTCCTGCCCCTCAAGATCAGCAACAGCGACATAAACAGCAACAGAATCATGCACATCGTCCATGACTCGAACGGTTTAAACTGGATTTCCAGCGATGGTGGCGGCCTATATGTCGTAAACCCCAAAAATAAGAATGTCGATAAGGTTTACCGACAGGATGAGTTTCATTCCATTTCTAGCAACCACTTGTATTGTGTGTACATTGATGAAGAACAACGAAAATGGATTGGCACCATGCGAGGCGGTGTCAGCATAATCGAAGGCAAAAAAAGACTCTTCAACGTCATTCGCCACGAACCTAACAATCCAAATAGCCTAGCGTCCAATGTTGTCTTCTCGTTATGCCAAGATGGCGATAACGTCTGGATCGGTACGGACGAAAATGGCCTTAGCGTCTGGAACCGCATCACCGATAAATTTGAAAATTTCCAACCTTCAAAGATGGGTTACCCGAGAGCTGCGGACCATGTACCTTCTATAGCGAAGGACAAATTCGGTGATATATTCGTAGCAACTTATGGAGCCGGCGTGTTTAAGTTCGATAAGAAACGCAAAACTTTTATCCCCATTAAATTTAAAGGACGAACGCAAGAACAGTTCGTCTGGAGTTTGTTCCTAGGTCCGGACAGCACCTTATGGGCCGGATGTATCCACGGCAGCGCTGCCGAACGTGAACAAAACGAAATGCTGTTCAAGTATAACCGTGAATGCGATTGCTTCGTTGACGCCGGCTTCCCCATAACCGATCAAATAGTTTCAATCGGCGATGATCATCGCGGAAACCTTTGGGTCGGTACTTTTGACGCCGCCATACGATTAAGTAAAAACAGCCCTCAGATACAGCGCATAGACGTCGATGCGAGCGTGAGGGATTTTAGCTTTGAAGAAAATGGAACAGTCTGGATGGGTACGCAAGGCACCGGACTGCTAATGTACAACGCCACAAACGGTTCTATTAAAACATTTACTGAGCGCGAGGGACTACCTAACAACACCGTCCAGCGGTTTGAAAAAGATAGACACGGTTACATCTGGGTCAGTACACTCTCAGGATTGTCGCGTTTCAAGCCCCGTAACTCTCCATCGTTTCAAAATTACTCAGAGGCAGATGGGCTCCAAGGTGATCAATTCTATTTCAATGCCTCGGCCACGCTCTCTGATGGCACACTTCTATTCGGTGGTCTAAACGGACTCACCGTGGTGAGCCCCGATACCATCGGTCAGCAAATGACCTTTCCCAATCTCTACGTTACCGGCATGAGAGTACTCAACAGCAATGTCGGGCTCGACAACAATTTTGTTGAGAACACGGAAAATGGATACGACTTTGACAAAATAGTTCTGCCTTATAGCAAGGCTATGTTTTCACTTGACATTGTCGCCCCCGAATATTCTTACGCCGGAAAAATCAAATACTCTTACTTTTTGAATGGATGGGACAAGGACTGGAACTACCTGCGCGACAGCAAAATCATAAACTACTCAAGTCTTCAGGACGGCACCTACGTACTCCAAATTCGGACGACCAACGCCAATGGCGAATGGAGTAAAAGTCCAAAGATAATTACCGTTGTCGTGCTCCCGCCCTGGTATCGCACCTGGTGGGCGTATATCGCGTATGCCCTCATCATTGCCGCTTCCCTGTACGGATACAGCTACTATCAGCGAAAGAAAGCTGAAATGGAGCATGAGCTTGAGTTATCCAAACTTAAAGCAGAACAGGAAGTAGAACTGAATGAACGGAAGATTTCCTTTTTCACAAACATTGCTCACGAACTTCGCACACCACTTACCCTGATTGTCAATCCGATCAAAGATCTATTGAACAACGAAGGCAAAAATATCAATGTAGTCGACATCAGTGCCGTACATCGGAATGCCTCAAGGCTTTTGAGTTTGGTGGACCAGCTCCTCCTTTTCAAAAGCACAGAAAACGACGTCGCGCAATTTCATTTGCAAGTAATCGACATGAACGATGTCTGCAACGAAGTATACCTGTGTTTTACAAATCAGGTTAAAGCCAAGAGAATTCAATACAATTTTCAATCTTCGGCAAGCCGTATAACCGCCTACACGGACCGCGAAAAAGTGGAAATTGTGCTTTTCAACCTCGTATCCAACGCCATAAAATATACCCCGCCGGAAGGCATGGTGTCCATCACCTTAACCGAACATGCCGACCTCATTGAAATTCAGGTACGAGACTCTGGCCCGGGAATTCCAGTGGCAACAGGACAAAAACTTTTCGACAAATTCTATCGCGCCGATGATCCTTCAGGTCCAAAAAAGAATGGTTTTGGCATCGGACTCCACGTTTCTAAGCGCATTGCCATGATGCAACAAGGAAGCTTAACGTACAAGAATTCTCCAGACCGCGGCACCATGTTCACCTACCAGTTCCCTAAGGGAAATCCGCCTGATGACGCAGTCACCGTCACTGACGATGCACCAAATCTCATTGAAGAATTGGCTTTCGAACTGGCTGACATTACACCGATCGTTTCCGAAACAGCACCATCGGGTGAACAAGTGGAAAATCTTATCGGCGGAAAAGCCACTGTTCTGGCAATCGATGACGATCCTGAATTACGAAGCTATATCCGAAAGATTCTGCAAGACTATCGCATTATCGAAGCCGGCAGTGCCAATGAGGGACTTGAGATCATGAAAAAAACATCACCCGACATCATAATCTCTGATATCGTTATGCCAGGCATGAACGGTGTAGATTTCTGTTCCATCATTAAAGAATCACCGGACTACAGTCATATTCCCGTCATTCTTCTGACCGGGACTTCTTCCCCCGAAGTCAAACTGAAAGGTATTGAATGCGGAGCAGATGACTATATAACAAAACCATTTGAAAAAGAGCTCCTCCTGGCACGTATTAAAAATATCCTTAAGGGTCGAAGCTCGCTACGTAAATATTTTTTTAACGAGATCACACTCCAACAAAACGCAGAAAAAGTATCCGAAGAATATAGATTGTTCCTGAGGAAATGTATTCAAACCGTAGAAGATAACCTTGTCAATGAGGATTTTACGGTGGCCATGTTTGCAAAGGTCATGAACATGAGTCACTCAAACCTATACCGTAAAGTAAAATCGATGTCAGGCCTTTCGGTAAACGAGTTTATTCGCTATCTTAAGTTGAAACGCGCTGCCGAATTACTCATCACAACCGACAGCCGGATCAAAGAAGTGGCTTACACGATTGGCTTTGAGAATGTGCAATATTTTAGGGAACAGTTTACAAAACTGTTTACGATAACTCCTTCAGAATATGTAAAGAGATTTAGAAAAAAGTTAAATCAATCATCGTTATGA
- a CDS encoding SusC/RagA family TonB-linked outer membrane protein yields the protein MHISTNQIIQARNRSPRLLVTIIAMLWVMLPLLAQAQQQISGTVTDSENNPLPGVSVLLKGTTTGTVTDAGGNYSLSVSDTSIPLVFSFVGFQSQEVAIAGRSSITIVLADDLTTLGEVVVVGYGSQDKAQVTGAVATVSGQDLNKRVVTNPAALLQGQLPGLQVVQNSGEPGNEGVNFKIRGIGTFSGAGTDPLIIIDGLPGNISALNPNDIANVTILKDAAAAAIYGARGANGVIVVTTKKGQSGKTSITYTFNNGTTKATALPDLITNSAEFMALNNEARVNSGLNPIYSQDQIDLYRNATDRNKYPNHNWLGDMFRTVNVQNHYLNVNGGNENTSFSIGLGHTNQPGVMRGFDYRKSTLQLNLKTKINKHITFGTNSMIRYGKRKGAPQGSTDQFLATLAQSPLYAPKLWDGSGRYTFRAYSNEAGNKNPVAIAENLSQNTDEVYAQLNGFINVELIKGLNWETRGGANYRNAKSSDFRGRIPMYLYSDLSAQNFVDVGTLGLKVGQAQNLYTVLYSQLTYEKQMGKHFAKILAGGQQEQNRADTLGASRREFPTNQLTQLNAGPADGQTNYGTAAEWAIRSYYGRINYDYDDKYLLEASTRYDGTSRLPSDNRWGLFYAFSGGWRISRESFLTNVSWLNDLKLRGSWGKLGNQNIGTYPYQNVLSQSVYPFNGLSTGFYAPGLVDPNLTWETTKTVDFGFDARVLNDRLEFSFDWFKKDTYDILRSYQVPLYTGLNAPTVNNGKIRNIGYEAQVAYRGTIAEDINFRLGANIQHYKNKLVSYGSRDISDNSIREEGHELDEWYLYQWDGIFQSQQEIDNSPKQPVVPQPGDLKIKDVNGDGKIDASDRTYTKGRYPVASYNLSANFAWKGFDLGIQFYGSWGQKLYVSGWGIEPFRQGSAPTTAWRNRWTPDNPSTTMPRIYVADSYPAVQNYNSTYYLQDASFLRLKNLTLGYTVPSALVSKIKMQSLRFFFSGDNLHTWSKYKGLDPERTSVSGNYVAYPQNRVFTLGLSASL from the coding sequence ATGCACATTTCTACAAATCAAATAATTCAGGCTCGTAATCGATCACCGCGATTACTAGTCACGATCATTGCCATGCTGTGGGTCATGCTGCCCTTGCTGGCACAGGCTCAGCAGCAAATCTCGGGGACTGTCACGGACTCCGAAAACAATCCATTACCCGGTGTAAGCGTCCTCTTAAAGGGCACTACCACGGGCACCGTCACGGATGCCGGGGGTAACTATTCGCTTTCTGTATCGGATACTTCGATACCATTAGTGTTTTCATTTGTTGGATTTCAATCCCAGGAAGTCGCCATCGCCGGCCGATCCTCAATTACCATCGTACTAGCCGATGACTTGACAACATTGGGCGAAGTCGTGGTCGTCGGATATGGTAGCCAGGACAAGGCGCAGGTGACCGGTGCGGTCGCAACCGTAAGTGGCCAAGACTTAAACAAACGTGTGGTCACAAACCCGGCGGCGCTTTTACAAGGACAACTCCCAGGGCTCCAGGTTGTTCAAAACTCAGGCGAACCTGGCAATGAAGGTGTCAACTTTAAAATCCGCGGGATTGGAACCTTCAGCGGCGCAGGTACTGATCCTTTAATTATTATTGATGGCCTTCCGGGAAACATCAGTGCGCTTAACCCCAATGACATCGCTAATGTCACCATCCTAAAGGATGCTGCCGCGGCAGCAATCTATGGTGCACGTGGCGCCAATGGTGTGATTGTGGTTACAACAAAAAAAGGACAATCTGGTAAAACCAGTATAACCTATACATTCAACAACGGTACCACAAAAGCCACGGCCCTTCCTGATTTAATAACCAACTCGGCTGAGTTTATGGCACTCAACAACGAGGCCCGCGTCAATTCAGGACTCAATCCGATTTATTCACAAGATCAAATTGACTTGTATCGAAACGCTACAGATCGAAACAAATATCCAAATCACAATTGGCTGGGTGATATGTTCCGAACCGTCAACGTCCAAAACCATTATCTCAACGTGAATGGCGGAAACGAAAACACAAGCTTCAGTATCGGACTCGGACATACCAATCAACCTGGTGTGATGCGTGGTTTTGACTATCGCAAGTCCACCCTGCAGCTCAATTTGAAAACCAAAATCAACAAGCACATCACCTTCGGAACAAACTCCATGATCCGATATGGTAAAAGGAAGGGTGCACCACAAGGTTCGACCGATCAATTCCTCGCTACGCTTGCACAATCGCCACTTTACGCGCCCAAATTATGGGATGGCAGCGGACGATATACTTTCCGCGCTTATTCAAATGAGGCCGGTAACAAAAACCCAGTCGCCATCGCCGAAAACTTATCTCAAAACACCGACGAAGTTTATGCACAGTTGAACGGATTTATTAATGTTGAATTGATTAAAGGCCTAAACTGGGAAACAAGAGGAGGTGCAAATTACAGAAACGCAAAATCTTCAGATTTTCGCGGCAGAATTCCCATGTATTTGTATTCCGACCTGTCTGCGCAAAATTTTGTTGACGTCGGTACGCTCGGTCTAAAAGTCGGTCAAGCTCAGAACCTTTATACAGTCTTATATTCTCAGCTGACTTATGAAAAACAAATGGGAAAACATTTCGCGAAAATTCTGGCTGGTGGTCAGCAAGAACAGAACCGAGCCGATACCCTCGGAGCATCGCGTCGTGAATTTCCTACCAATCAGCTCACCCAGTTAAACGCCGGTCCCGCTGATGGACAGACCAATTATGGCACAGCAGCCGAATGGGCCATTCGCTCCTACTATGGCCGTATCAACTACGACTACGATGATAAATACTTGCTGGAAGCAAGTACCCGCTACGATGGAACGTCCCGTTTACCGAGCGATAATCGTTGGGGACTCTTTTATGCCTTCTCCGGTGGATGGCGAATCAGCAGGGAATCATTCCTTACCAACGTGTCATGGCTGAATGACCTGAAGTTGCGAGGATCCTGGGGTAAACTTGGCAACCAGAATATCGGCACATATCCGTACCAAAATGTTTTGTCACAATCGGTTTACCCGTTCAATGGCCTCTCCACTGGTTTCTACGCACCAGGCCTTGTTGATCCTAACCTTACTTGGGAAACAACAAAAACGGTCGACTTTGGCTTCGATGCCCGCGTGCTCAACGATAGACTTGAATTCTCTTTCGATTGGTTCAAGAAGGACACCTACGACATTCTGCGGTCTTACCAAGTACCTTTGTACACAGGTTTGAATGCTCCTACGGTAAACAATGGAAAGATCAGAAACATAGGATATGAGGCACAAGTCGCCTATCGCGGCACGATCGCCGAGGACATCAATTTCAGATTGGGCGCCAACATTCAACACTACAAGAATAAATTAGTAAGCTATGGAAGCCGGGACATATCCGACAACTCTATCCGGGAAGAAGGGCATGAACTTGATGAATGGTATTTATACCAATGGGACGGAATATTTCAATCTCAGCAAGAGATTGACAACTCCCCGAAGCAACCCGTCGTTCCGCAACCTGGTGACCTCAAAATTAAGGACGTAAACGGCGACGGCAAGATCGATGCCAGCGACAGAACCTATACCAAGGGCCGTTATCCCGTCGCCTCCTATAATCTGTCCGCGAACTTTGCTTGGAAAGGGTTTGACTTGGGAATTCAATTCTACGGCTCCTGGGGGCAGAAACTATACGTATCAGGCTGGGGAATCGAGCCTTTCAGACAAGGATCAGCACCGACTACCGCCTGGCGAAACCGCTGGACACCGGACAATCCGTCGACGACCATGCCTCGGATTTATGTTGCCGATAGTTATCCCGCCGTCCAAAATTATAACTCTACCTACTATCTGCAGGATGCAAGTTTCTTGCGCCTGAAAAATCTCACGCTAGGATACACAGTACCCTCAGCGCTGGTCAGCAAGATCAAAATGCAAAGCCTGAGATTCTTCTTTTCCGGCGACAATCTGCACACGTGGAGCAAATACAAAGGCCTAGACCCCGAGAGAACTTCTGTCAGTGGTAACTACGTCGCGTATCCGCAAAACCGGGTATTCACACTTGGCTTGTCCGCATCACTTTAA